Sequence from the Pontibacter pudoricolor genome:
TTGCAGATCGTTGTGTTCAGTGTGCTGTTTGCCATAGGCCTGGCCATGGTAACCGAGAAAAAGCGTAAGCCAATGCTCGACTTCTGCGAGAGCTTATCCGAAACCATGTTCAAGTTCACGAACATCATCATGTATTTTGCACCGGTTGGGGTAGGTTCGGCTATTGCTTATACGGTTGGCCATATGGGGCTTGGCATCCTGGTAAACCTGTTCCACTTGCTGGCAACGTTGTATGTGGCGCTGCTTGCCTTTGTATTACTGGTATTATTACCGATAGCGCTGATTGCCCGCGTTCCTATAGTTCGTTTCCTGAAAGCGATTTCCGGCCCGGTGTCTATCGCGTTTGCTACCACAAGCTCTGAAGCCGCCCTGCCACGCGCCATGGAAGAAATGGAGAAATTGGGCGTGCCACGTAAGATCGTAGCCTTCGTAATGCCGACCGGCTACAGTTTTAACCTGGATGGAACAACGCTATACTTATCACTGGCTGCTGTGTTTGTGGCGCAGGCCGCTGGCATTCCGCTAAGCTGGGAGCAACAGTTAGTGATGGTATTTACCCTGATGCTGACGAGTAAAGGTGTTGCCGGCGTGCCAAGAGCATCGCTTGTGATCCTGTTAGGCACTGTGGCTTCGTTTGATCTTCCGGTTTGGCCTGTGTTTGCCATTTTGGGTATAGACGAGCTGATGGATATGGCCCGCACCTCGATTAACGTAACCGGTAACTGCCTTGCTACTGCCGTAGTTGCCCGCTGGGAAGGTGAGCTGGACATTCAGCCGGAAACCGGTATAATTGCAACTACCAACCCTGAGCTGGCCAGCGAACTGCCTGCTACGGAAGAATCACCAAAGGAACTGGTATAACTATAGTTCATAACGTTACAGAAGGCCCCGCCCACAACAGGCGGGGCTTTTTTGTGCAGCCGGTCAGCGCTAAAGCACTATCGTTAACAGATTTAAAAGCGCTATGTAGCCAGTATCTTGGGCAAAAAATGTAAATCAGCTATATTTAAACAACGGTAGCACCGTACACAGGTAAACTTTAACCAGCTAAAACTATAAATCATGAAAAACAAGATAGTAGCTATGCTGCTGCTCATGCTATGCACCATTTCGGCTGTGATAGCACAAAACCAGCAAAGCAGCAAGATTCTACCCTACCCCATCCACCAGAAAAAGCTCGACAATGGCCTGAATGTGGTAACAGTACCCTACAACAGCCCGGGCATTGCCGCTTTTTATATTGTAGTAAGAGCCGGCTCACGCGAGGAAGTGGAAAAAGGCAAAACAGGCTTTGCACACTTTTTTGAGCACATGATGTTCCGGGGCACCGACAAGTACAGCAAAGAGGCTTATGGTGATATCATGAAGGAAATGGGTGCCGCCGCTAACGCCAACACCAGCATCGACCGCACCTTGTACCACATGACCGGCAATGCCGATATGCTGGACAAAATGTTCGAGATTGAAACGGACCGTTTCCAGAACCTGAAATACAGCGTGCACGACTTTAAGACCGAAGCCGGCGCTGTGAAAGGTGAATACACCAAAAACTCGGCCAGCCCCTACCAGCAACTATACGAGAAACTGGTAAGTACCGCTTTTACAAAGCATACTTACGCGCACACCACCATGGGCTTTTTTGATGACGTGGTAGATATGCCGAACCAATACGATTACTCGCTCACCTTCTTCGACCGTTTTTACCGCCCGGAATACACCACGATACTGGTAGTAGGCGACGTTACTCCTGAAAAAGTAAACAACCTGGCGCAGCAGTACTTCGGCGACTGGAAGCGTGGTAACTATAAACCAACTATAGCCACAGAACCAAAGCAAACCCAAACCCGCTATGCGCATGTGCATCAGCAGGGTTTTCCGCCATACTTAACACTGGCTTTTAAAGGACCTTCTTTCTCTGATAAGGACAAAGACCTGCCTGCACTAAGCATCCTTTCCAACATTCTTTTCTCGCAGAACTCTGATCTGTACCGCAAACTGGTAGTGCAGGAGCAAAAGGCCCGCTTTATTGGTGGTGGCCCGCAGTATTCCCGCGACCCGAACCTGGTTTCTTACTCAGCATCGGTAGTGAACGCCAACGACCTGCAGTATGTAAAAGACGAAATAATGCGTGTGCTGAACGAGGCCAAAACCAAGCCGATAGATGCAAAAAAGATCGCAGATACCAAGTCGCGCATCAAGTATAGTTTTGCCATGAGCATGGACAGTCCCGATGCCATTGCCAACTCACTGTCGCAGTACATCTGGCTGACAGGCAATCCGGAAGCCCTTAATAACATGTATGCAGTGTTCGATACCGTTACGGCAAAAGACCTGATGGATGTAGCCAAAAAGTACTTTACACCAGCCACACTCACGGTGGGCACTATTTCCCCGTCAGAGAAATCGCCTGTAAAGTAATTTTATAGTTAACCAGACTTAGAGAAAGAAAAGATGAAAAGAATAGCTGCATATATACTGCCTATTGCCCTGTTGACTGCCTCCTGCACCAAACAGCCCCAGGCATCCCAGCAAACCACCGATAATGCTACAACGACCGAAACAGCTCCCGTAGCGTTCGATGCCAACTCGGCATTTGGCCCCGGCAAAGTAGTAGAGCTACAGAACCCACAGTCGAACAAGGTCATTATCAAGCTGATGTTCAAAAACGGTTCTATGGCTGACCCGAAAGGCAAGGAAGGATTGACCTATACTACTGCCCAGATGATTGCCAACTCCGGCACGCAGGACATGACCGTTACCCAGATCCGTGAAAAGATATACCCTTGGGCCGCTGGTTATGGCGCCAGCACCGATAAGGAAGTGACCACCTTTACCTTTGCCGTGCACCGCGATTTCCTGAACGATTTTTACCCGATCGTGCGTGGCCTGATGCTGCAGCCCGCTTTTGCCGAAGATGATTTTAAACGGGTGCTTTCAAACCAGCAAAACTATGTGGACCAGGTGATCCGCGCCTCGTCGGATGAAGAGTATAGCAAGAAGGCGCTGGAAGATTTGTTATTCCGGGGCACCAATTACCAGCATGTGGTAGAGGGAACCTCGGCCAGCGTAAAAAACATTACCCTGGAGGATGTGAAAAACCACTGGCGCAATATGTTTACCCGTAACAATGTGATGGTGGGCGTTGCTGGTAACTATAGCAACGAGTTCCTGAATAAACTGAAAGCCGATGTAGCTCAGTTATCCGAAGTTAAGCCAACTATACCGGTGGCAGGACAGCCAAACAAGCCAAATGGCGTGCAGGTAGAGATCATCCAGAAAAACGATGCCCTTGGCTCCGCTATCTTTACGGGTACCCCGATGCCGGTTACGCGCTCTGCCGATGACTTTGCAGCGCTGATGGTAGCCAACTCGTTTTTGGGCGAGCACCGCAAAAGCTACGGCACATTATACGACAAGATCCGTACCACCCGCTCCATGAACTATGGCGACTACTCTTACATTGAGTGGTATGATAACGGCGGAAGTTTCCAGTTGCCTAACCCGGGTGTGCCGCGTACCTCCAACTATTTTGCGCTTTGGATCAGACCGGTACAGATTGCCGAAGGTTTGAAGCAGCAGTATACCGAACTGAAAGACATTAACGTAGGTCATGCCCATTTTGCGCTGCGCCTGGCCATGCGTGAAGTAGATAACCTGATCAAGAATGGCATGACGCAGCAGGAGTTTGAACTGACTCGCAAGTTCCTGCGCTCGTACATGAAACTGTACGCCCAGACCGAAGAGAAGCAGCTAGGCTTTTTAATGGACTCGCGCTTTTATGGCCGCGAAGATTACCTGCAGGAAATGGACCAGCTACTGGCAAACCTGACCGTGGACCAGGTAAATAATGCTGTTAAAAAGTACTGGGACGTACAGAACATGTTCGTAACTATAGTTACCGACGACAGTGAAGCTGAACCACTGAAGCAGGCACTGCTTAACAATACGCCATCACCTATGAGCTATTCTAATTTAGTTAAAGAAGGCTTGCCGAAAGAAGTACTGGCTGAAGACGATATCATCGCCAACTATAAACTGAATGTAAAAGACGTGAAGATTGTAGACAGCAAGGACACGTTTAAGTAACAGTCTTACTCACAACAAGGAAACCGCGGGCCAATACCTGCGGTTTTTTTATTTATGTCTACCAGTTCTGTAACCGGATTCACTAAAAAACATAGTGTTTACGGTATACTACAGTTGTATAAATCATATTTTTTAATAAAATTACACAAACGTAATATGTAAACATTATAGCACTTGCTATCAGCCTCATCTCCTATGAAAAAAGTTTTTAAAGTTATCGGCTACGTGCTGGTGGGCATTTTAGCTGTTGCCGCAGCCGGCGTTATTTACATGCAATACGCCTTCCCGAACGTAGATGCGGCGCCGGCCATTACTATTAATAAAACCCCAGCGCTGATAGAACGGGGGGAATATCTTGCCAATCACGTTGCTGTGTGCATCGACTGCCACTCTAACCGCGACTTTTCGCGCTTTTCCGGGCCAATAATACCGGGCACAGAAGGCAGAGGTGGTGACCGCTTTGACCACTCCATGGGGTTCCCGGGCGTGTTTTATGCCCGTAACATTACTCCTGATAAAGAAACAGGAATAGGAGCCTGGACAGACGGGGAAGTGTACCGCGCCATTACAGCAGGTGTTAACAAAGATGGTGCTCCACTCTTCCCGGTAATGCCTTACAAGTCTTTCAGCCAGATGGCGGAGCAGGATGTTTACGCCATTATTGCTTACCTGCGCACCCTCCACCCGATCAAAAACGAAATCCCTGCATCTGATGCGGATTTCCCTATGAACCTGATCCTGCGCACCATGCCATCTACCCCAAAAAACACGATGAACCCTGTGCTTGATGACCAACTATCAAAAGGGAAATACCTGGTGACTATTGCCTCCTGCAATGATTGCCACACGCCTGCCGAAAAAGGTACTCCAATAGAAGGCAAACAACTTGCTGGCGGCTTCGAGTTTAAGCTACCGAACGGCACACTGCGCTCTGCTAATATTACACCCGATAAAGAAACCGGCATTGGGTCCTGGACCGAAAATGCTTTTGTAAGCCGCTTTAAGCAGCACCTGGAGCCTGAAATGGCAAACCAGAAAATTGGCCCGAACGACTTTAACACGATTATGCCCTGGAGAATGTATGCCGGCATGACAGAAGAAGACCTGCGCGCCATTTACCAGTACCTGCGCACAGTAGAACCTAAAAAGAATAAAGTAGAGCGCTTTACACCAGCCCCTGTCCAGGCAAAACTTTAACAGCTAACCTTCATTCTTACTCATAGATGCGCCTTTTGCTACAGCAGAAGGCGCTTTTTTTGTATCTTTAAACTGGCAACTACCTACATACCAGGCAAGTATAAAACCATATAAACCAATCTATGAAACTACCTGCAACTATAGTTGGCATACTGCTTTTGTGCCTTTCATTTACTGTAGAGGCACAAACAGATGATGTTGGAAGCTTTATAAAGCGATTTGATTACTTCCTGAAAACCAACACGGCCAAACTGAGCTGGTCTGCCAAAGATTCTGCCAACACCATGCCTGTACCCATGCCTAATGCCCTGGACGCCAGCAGAACCCGCATACCCGACCCTACAACCGGCCTGTGGCATTACCCCAACCTGCAGAAAGTGTACGACCCCGAAACCGGCTTTTACATTGACTATGAAGGCCACAGATACTATAGCTATAAAACCGATATAGTTGCCGGAAAGATCTATAAAGGAAAAGAGTCTGTGCAGATAAAGCGTACCGAGAAAGTACAGAACGAACTATAGCCCTGCCCTTATCTGCTCATATTTCTCGCGGGTGAGCTGCCAAAGGTTAACTTCCTGCTCAAAGTTTATAGTTCCGGGTATAGTGGTGTGCTGCTTTACAAATTCGAAGCCTGCTTTAGCCAGCGTTTTGTTGGGAGCAGGATTCAGCGCATAAGGTTCGCAGTAAAGCGTTTTGAGTTGCAGCTTATCGAAATAATATGGAAGAGATTGCTTCACCAGTTCTGTACCTGCTCCTTTCTGCCTGAGCGCTGGCTGCCACAAATGCAGGTGCATGTAAGCCGACTCTCCAAACTCGATCTTATTCACGTTGCTGTGCCCTACCGGTTTATCATCCTCCAGCCATATCAGTGCATAGCTCATTCGTTGGTTTACTGGTAAACTTAACTGGTACGTAAGCATAGCTGTCAGCTCTTCGCGGGAAGGCACTTTGGCCAGATCTACGCCCATGCCAACTAAGAAATCAGGTTCTGAGGTTAGCCAGTAGTCGGCAATCAGGGGAATGTCTTCCGTTTGTAGTT
This genomic interval carries:
- a CDS encoding GNAT family N-acetyltransferase, which gives rise to MQHLSVRELQTEDIPLIADYWLTSEPDFLVGMGVDLAKVPSREELTAMLTYQLSLPVNQRMSYALIWLEDDKPVGHSNVNKIEFGESAYMHLHLWQPALRQKGAGTELVKQSLPYYFDKLQLKTLYCEPYALNPAPNKTLAKAGFEFVKQHTTIPGTINFEQEVNLWQLTREKYEQIRAGL
- a CDS encoding c-type cytochrome, with the translated sequence MKKVFKVIGYVLVGILAVAAAGVIYMQYAFPNVDAAPAITINKTPALIERGEYLANHVAVCIDCHSNRDFSRFSGPIIPGTEGRGGDRFDHSMGFPGVFYARNITPDKETGIGAWTDGEVYRAITAGVNKDGAPLFPVMPYKSFSQMAEQDVYAIIAYLRTLHPIKNEIPASDADFPMNLILRTMPSTPKNTMNPVLDDQLSKGKYLVTIASCNDCHTPAEKGTPIEGKQLAGGFEFKLPNGTLRSANITPDKETGIGSWTENAFVSRFKQHLEPEMANQKIGPNDFNTIMPWRMYAGMTEEDLRAIYQYLRTVEPKKNKVERFTPAPVQAKL
- a CDS encoding dicarboxylate/amino acid:cation symporter; its protein translation is MKKLSFIPVAALLSITIAAILTVLQYYNIINLPGEVLMAVRWACIGVVVAYGLQKKSLTTWILISMILGIEIGYDFPEFATNLNVLSKVFLKLIKTIIAPLIFATLVVGIAGHSNLKQVGSMGWKALVYFEVVTTIALFIGLAAINISKAGEGVDMNLAEVNEEITAPAKQSAADIILHVFPENIAKSVAEGQVLQIVVFSVLFAIGLAMVTEKKRKPMLDFCESLSETMFKFTNIIMYFAPVGVGSAIAYTVGHMGLGILVNLFHLLATLYVALLAFVLLVLLPIALIARVPIVRFLKAISGPVSIAFATTSSEAALPRAMEEMEKLGVPRKIVAFVMPTGYSFNLDGTTLYLSLAAVFVAQAAGIPLSWEQQLVMVFTLMLTSKGVAGVPRASLVILLGTVASFDLPVWPVFAILGIDELMDMARTSINVTGNCLATAVVARWEGELDIQPETGIIATTNPELASELPATEESPKELV
- a CDS encoding M16 family metallopeptidase, which encodes MKRIAAYILPIALLTASCTKQPQASQQTTDNATTTETAPVAFDANSAFGPGKVVELQNPQSNKVIIKLMFKNGSMADPKGKEGLTYTTAQMIANSGTQDMTVTQIREKIYPWAAGYGASTDKEVTTFTFAVHRDFLNDFYPIVRGLMLQPAFAEDDFKRVLSNQQNYVDQVIRASSDEEYSKKALEDLLFRGTNYQHVVEGTSASVKNITLEDVKNHWRNMFTRNNVMVGVAGNYSNEFLNKLKADVAQLSEVKPTIPVAGQPNKPNGVQVEIIQKNDALGSAIFTGTPMPVTRSADDFAALMVANSFLGEHRKSYGTLYDKIRTTRSMNYGDYSYIEWYDNGGSFQLPNPGVPRTSNYFALWIRPVQIAEGLKQQYTELKDINVGHAHFALRLAMREVDNLIKNGMTQQEFELTRKFLRSYMKLYAQTEEKQLGFLMDSRFYGREDYLQEMDQLLANLTVDQVNNAVKKYWDVQNMFVTIVTDDSEAEPLKQALLNNTPSPMSYSNLVKEGLPKEVLAEDDIIANYKLNVKDVKIVDSKDTFK
- a CDS encoding M16 family metallopeptidase, with translation MKNKIVAMLLLMLCTISAVIAQNQQSSKILPYPIHQKKLDNGLNVVTVPYNSPGIAAFYIVVRAGSREEVEKGKTGFAHFFEHMMFRGTDKYSKEAYGDIMKEMGAAANANTSIDRTLYHMTGNADMLDKMFEIETDRFQNLKYSVHDFKTEAGAVKGEYTKNSASPYQQLYEKLVSTAFTKHTYAHTTMGFFDDVVDMPNQYDYSLTFFDRFYRPEYTTILVVGDVTPEKVNNLAQQYFGDWKRGNYKPTIATEPKQTQTRYAHVHQQGFPPYLTLAFKGPSFSDKDKDLPALSILSNILFSQNSDLYRKLVVQEQKARFIGGGPQYSRDPNLVSYSASVVNANDLQYVKDEIMRVLNEAKTKPIDAKKIADTKSRIKYSFAMSMDSPDAIANSLSQYIWLTGNPEALNNMYAVFDTVTAKDLMDVAKKYFTPATLTVGTISPSEKSPVK